One Lytechinus pictus isolate F3 Inbred chromosome 12, Lp3.0, whole genome shotgun sequence genomic region harbors:
- the LOC129273708 gene encoding uncharacterized protein LOC129273708 has translation MESKEKQDQNAEGKRKKPFLGQDVIAWFLGIIFITALLTAVKFLGEARGWDADSGFTHNTSETSSERFLSEPFVEEPGVIGRCGTGATSRWYYWKLKPEEVTTLTRVIPWLCYTLHQLFVWSCIYYAQKKKTVYADPDVPRYSSNMKIFNWVALIGNMVFHLIHLGQTHWTYDSLAQDVSSPSNIGSAIIILIFVLMLEYRNRGMAFGWPSQDDKGKISNRMRLPWGPQAMIRKYHGYIFAWGAVFTFWHHPMENTIGHVMGFVHTWMFLLQGSLMFTKVHLNRYWRFLLEAWVIIHGTVVAWQTGNYLPSLYPMFMFGFLWLLVMTQLFGLPFWQSLPKWSRFIPFAIYLITGICIYGFVLPDGDGNYWSRLNEMVRIPAIEYFGILFGWVVMWFFMWIEEKMKGDKYNEPFQPPSTIVEILYICGVVFTYAIMMAVSILVQSLDWQTGIITLLMFFMLFFTLGVAVTCMLLRQIIRPVNDRHTVKEVSPTKVEPAFVNEAFNPDDTEDTLPKKSTPNDMKV, from the exons ATGgaatcaaaagagaaacaaGATCAAAATGCTGAAGGGAAAAGG AAGAAGCCTTTCCTTGGACAAGATGTGATAGCATGGTTCCTTGGTATCATCTTTATCACTGCCCTGCTCACAGCAGTGAAGTTCCTTGGTGAAGCCAGAGGATGGGATGCGGATTCGGGATTTACACACAACACCAGCGAGACTTCCTCAGAGCGCTTCCTTTCGGAACCCTTCGTGGAGGAACCTGGCGTCATCGGCCGATGCGGCACAGGGGCAACATCACGATGGTACTACTGGAAACTGAAACCCGAAGAAGTGACAACTCTCACCAGGGTGATTCCTTGGCTTTGCTACACCTTGCATCAACTATTCGTCTGGTCTTGCATCTACTACGCCCAGAAGAAGAAGACGGTGTACGCCGACCCTGACGTCCCGCGCTACTCGTCCAACATGAAAATCTTCAACTGGGTCGCCTTGATTGGGAACATGGTGTTCCACCTGATTCACCTTGGACAGACTCATTGGACCTATGATTCTTTGGCTCAAGATGTTTCAAGTCCGAGCAACATTGGCTccgccatcatcatcctcatctttGTCTTGATGCTCGAATACAGGAACCGCGGAATGGCCTTTGGGTGGCCATCTCAGGATGATAAGGGTAAGATCAGCAACAGGATGAGGCTTCCCTGGGGTCCACAGGCTATGATTCGCAAGTACCATGGCTATATCTTTGCCTGGGGAGCGGTCTTCACTTTCTGGCATCACCCCATGGAGAACACCATCGGCCATGTGATGGGGTTTGTCCACACCTGGATGTTCTTACTGCAGGGTAGTCTGATGTTCACCAAGGTCCACCTCAACCGTTACTGGCGCTTCCTCCTTGAAGCTTGGGTGATCATCCACGGTACAGTGGTAGCTTGGCAGACAGGGAACTACCTCCCATCCCTCTATCCCATGTTCATGTTCGGCTTCCTCTGGTTGTTGGTCATGACACAGCTCTTCGGATTACCATTCTGGCAGAGCCTCCCAAAGTGGAGTCGCTTCATACCCTTCGCCATCTACCTCATCACAGGCATATGCATCTATGGATTTGTATTACCAGACGGCGATGGAAACTATTGGTCACGGCTCAACGAAATGGTGCGGATTCCCGCCATCGAGTACTTCGGTATCCTCTTTGGTTGGGTGGTCATGTGGTTCTTCATGTGGATTGAGGAGAAGATGAAAGGTGACAAGTACAACGAGCCATTCCAACCTCCGAGCACCATTGTTGAGATCCTCTACATCTGCGGTGTTGTCTTCACCTACGCAATTATGATGGCCGTTTCCATTCTTGTCCAGTCTCTTGACTGGCAGACGGGCATCATCACTCTCTTAATGTTCTTCATGCTCTTCTTCACGCTTGGTGTTGCCGTGACTTGCATGCTACTACGGCAAATTATCAGACCTGTTAATGACAGACATACTGTCAAAGAGGTGTCGCCCACGAAAGTTGAACCTGCTTTTGTTAATGAAGCATTTAACCCCGATGATACCGAGGACACTTTGCCTAAGAAGTCAACCCCAAATGATATGAAAGTATGA